In the Xiphias gladius isolate SHS-SW01 ecotype Sanya breed wild chromosome 7, ASM1685928v1, whole genome shotgun sequence genome, GTCCTGCTCTGTgcgagtatgtgtgtgtgtgtgtgtgtgcgtgtgtgtgtgtgtgtgtgtgtgtgtccaaatcATGGGTGGCGACTTCAAAACTTAAGAAGAACTTGGTCAACACCTGTGTCCCCAGTTCTGGACTCCACACTAATTTTTGTTCAGACTGGAAACGTGACAAAATGAAGTGTCATCAGAAACAGTGTTCAGATTAAAACCAGTTTGACTTTGGACCGTTCTGTGTTGATGGACACTATTGTCCCTCAGTGCAAGgacaggaaggaaaaggaaaaaaaacaaaaacaaaattaaattctaGGTGGTAGGAAGACGGACAGATctgaggaagaaagaaaaacacaggcatCACATCCTCAGAGAGACGGAGGGGACACAGGGTCTCGGTTTGATGGACGTCCAGGGGAACTCATCCACTCAGTCCATAGTGTATGGTGTGTAGGGCTAGTGTGCAGGGTATTGGGACCCAGCTCATGTGTTGTCTGGTagctgtgacctctgacctctcactTTTATGAAGCTTCTGTTGCGTTCAGGCGCAGCTGGGAGAGTCTGACGTCCTGGGCTGCTAAGTACAGGGTTTTGTAGCGGAGCGTCTCAGGTAACGTCACAAGAAATGAATGCAGATctataaaatatacaatatcagCGTTAGGTGAGTGGGGTCAGATTAGTGAGGGTATTATGTAACCGTCACCAGTAACTAAAGTGAATAACGACATGACGTGTGTCAGGATGTGTCTGATTGATTGATCGATCACATTGTAGGTCGCAGGAATTGATCAGAAGCCGTGAACTCACTGCGGCTCAGACACCAAGCTGAAGTTAGCCGCGAACGGAGCCGGAAACACCGACGCGTTCATgcgctgcagctgctgctgtcgcCGTTTCAGATGCAGTTCTGTGGCTGTTTGCTGTTCTCCTGCCTGCTGAccatcactctgctgctctgcagcGTCAAGGGCTCCAGAGTCCGGCATCAACCTCAGGTCagaggcgcacacacacacccacacacacacacacacacacccctataGACTCCCAACAATGGACCGActgatttatgtgtgtgaagTCAGACTTTCGAGaactgtctccatctctctagCTTTGTGGATCTTTTTAGCCCGTTTtagctcctagttttggttttgcgAAACATTTCCTgcctgtttcagtgtttccagtcGCAGCAGGAAGCTGTTTTACAcccaccgtccactacctgctcagcagtaaccagcagacagacccagttggagaccagctggtgaacgtagtggagcgtttagcagctaaagagccagaggtttccctcaggagctggtggagaccaaaaccagagctaaaagagcttctttttctttctttcacgGTTTTGCGTTTTCtttaacattcattcattttcaaacatgtttgtCACGACAATGATAAAAGTGATAATAATAACGAACGGCTGCATTACCAGGAGTGGAGAGCTGTAATACAGGGCTAAGAGGAAGTTATTTCATCACACTCTTCCCCCAAAATCACAGGTATATTACAGTTATCAGTAAATTAAGATGCTATATTATAAACTGTAAACGCACAGTAATCTAGCATTTTAAATATCTTCATTAAACACACTCGAGAAAGAAGTCAAGAaaagttttggctttttttttcaatcacactgtggaataaacaaacaaaaacgtttATGATGGATGGATTGTAAATAAGTTCTGGTTTTCACAAATGCGTTCTCCAGTCCTTAAATAAATACAAGCCAAGTCAGTGAATGgattttctgtcaaacaaaGACGAAAACTTTTACTAATTAAACTGTCAGCTCCCTGCTTATATATTTCAAACTATAAGTTCATTAATGTAATGACATTTGCTTTTGCGGGGTCCTCTGTGCATGTACATGTCAGACTATATTTGTGAAACCGTGCTGCGTTTATTTACAGCTCCACGGATCCCCGGACGTTTTCACGTCCTCCGGTCTACGAACGCACGTTGCATTTAGGTGCTGGAGGAAACTCGGACGCCTCACCTTTCGCGCGTCGAAGGCCTCTGGTATTTCCTCCACATCTAGTCAGACAGTAGACGGTTCGGTCCTGCTCAGCActggacaaagaaaagagaatcaAAAGCCATTTAAAACGCATTACACTACGTTTGTAGATTCAACGATCTGTACATAAATGCACCTGAATgccaaacatatttttaaacatttctatgCACAGGAAGCATTTCAAAAGCAGAAAGTTATGGGATTTATAAACGTGCACATTATGTGCAGGGTCATGCTATTTATGAGTTCTGATATTCTGATGATACGGACAGTGAGCCTGTACTGTATCCGGGAAACTGCTTTACCTTTATGAAGCCGGAAGGTTTGTATCTTTATTTCTGAACGTCGTTTTCCTCCGCGGATCCTAAAACTCACATTTATCAGCAGCACTGGGATTCATTTCAGACCTGGATCAGAGTCAGGATCGGACGATGAAGCAGCGGATCGGATTGCGTCCTATCAAATCATCCTGAGGGCCAAATCAAACGGCCCCTCCCTCGGAGGGCCCCCGTGCTGATATCAGATGATGTAACATCAGAGTGAACAAAACCCCGAGGTCCGACGGGCTGCGGGAGGGAAACCTGAAGGTGGATTCTGTTTAGTCGGGATGAAACCCGATCGTCTGACTCATGGAAGCGAGAAGCTGCTCGCTGTCAGGGTCGTGACGTGAGAGCTGATCCACAACACGGAGCCCTGACGAGCAGGGCGGCTCTTCTCGGCCGAGGTCAACATTTTCCATACGGAGACTCCCTCGCAGAAGATCACACAAGGACCACGAGGACTTCGCATCCGTCACTGCGTTGTTGTTGAGGTCAGGTGTGTGGTGTTGACTCGAAACTTTTTATGTTGGCGGGGGGCCACGGCGTGACCTTGTTGTTGACTGGGGAAACAGCTGGTTGGTCACTTCCCTTAACTAACCCAGCTATGCTGGACTGAGGCCTGACCGGACCTCGCCAGGACCGCACGGTAAGTGGGCAGAGCTTGCGCCGTGAATTAGCAGGAACCGTGTGTTGGACCTGGACCTGCTGCCGGTTCCCGTCACATACCTTGATTCTGATCTGGTGATCCTTTATAGTAACGGCTggaaagtttttctttgttcgGGATCTCAGCCTGATGTTCCCCGTACAGAATTGACAACTAGGtttattcctttgtttttctttcatagcaaaacaaagcaaaacctCATTTACAGAGAACATTTCATTCCAGTTTCACAGAGTCGGCTACCGGGGAAATGGCCGCCACAAAAACCGTGTAAATAATATAGAGAGCAAAGCATCGGATACAAGTGAACACaattaacacagaaataaataatgaataaagtcGTGAgttaaaaccattaaaatcGAGAAGAATTCAAAGAGTTTTGTAAACACGAGTACACAGAAGTTAATCACCCGGCTTTGATTTCAGTAGATAGACTTAGCCCCCTCCCTTCATGTTCAGTACTTATATTAATACCGTCCCGTCCTTGTGTTCCAGCATGTAGACCGGCCCCCGTCCGGGTCTCTGGCTGCTCCTCGGCCCCGTTCTGGCGGAGTGAAGGCGGGCGAGGAGCTGACGGCGAAGCTGCTCCGATTGGACCACCTGGTGAGGACGGAGAATGACGTCATGGAcccaaagaggaagaggagtttcCCCGGCAACAGCGCCCCTCTGGACCGGCTGTCAGTCAGCTCCATGGCAACCAAACAGGCAGCAAACAAGCAGAGGTAGGACGACTGTGAGATCACCTGACATGCACAGGTAGTGACAGGTAGTTCAGAAACCTGGTTGGAGGAAGACCAGAGTTGCTATGAAGATGTCAACGCGCTTCCTTTAATAATTTGAGCCTCTGAGCGACTTTAATGTCCAGTTGTTGTTTGAGGCTCCCTGATCCTGGACCAGCGTATCATTAGAACCGCAACGCTTGGGTGGTGAATCGGCAACAACACTGATCCTCCGATAATCCTTTTTAAGCAAAAGCCCCAAACATTcgctggtttcagcttctcggCCGTGAATATTTTGACGCTCTTCGCTGTCATACGCGAACGTGAACTAAACGTCTTCCTGTTTTGGTCAAACAGAAGAAGACGACGGTCACTCGGGCTTCGGGGGACGACGACTGGCGTTTCATACGCCGAACACAAACAAACCGCCAGAACACAGAACTAACACAGATGagggtttatttttctgccgCTCGGCCGACAGATTTTGCTTCACCATGAAAATACAAAACCTTCATAGGTTAAAATAACTGCCCTCGTCCAGCGCCAGCCGTCTCTTTTGTGATGgagatgattttcattttctcaacaAGCCAGTTCTCCTGCACTAGTCCACGATTTAGTCGTAACACTGCAGACAAACTTTAACTGGAGGAAGTGCAGgcgaaaagttgctaaatgatGATTTAATGTGATCAGAGAGTTGATCAACAGGATGACGAGTCTGACCAGACGTTTTCAGTTCCCGAATGACTCGGGCACATTTCGGTTTGGTTTCGATACCTCGCCCTGGTCAGAGTACAGAAGTCAGTTGGATTAAACTTAATCCTTTTTAGAAAAGGCACAAAATACAACCCAGATTAATATCTTCAATTCAAAACCTGCTCGTTTTAAACCACAGCTGATTTGTGTAAAAGAAAGAGCCGCGCCATCGCACCTGAGCGCCGTAGGTGCAGCTCTTCATTCTGTGCGTTACCTTGTGCAAACCTGTTGTAGGTTTTACCTCTGCAGCATTTTTCaactcttttccttcctttttgttTATAGCAAAGTAGCCTTGTTGCCACGACGACGCCTCCATCCCCCTCCCATCGACAGGATTGGCATGGGTCGTCTACCAAACAGCAGAGGGTAGGCCGCGCCCCCCCCCGACAGCCCGCCCCCTCGCTACAGCACCACCCTCTGGACAGGTACATTCACTGTCATCATCATTCATAATAACAACAAGGTGAAAA is a window encoding:
- the ostn gene encoding osteocrin, with amino-acid sequence MQFCGCLLFSCLLTITLLLCSVKGSRVRHQPQHVDRPPSGSLAAPRPRSGGVKAGEELTAKLLRLDHLVRTENDVMDPKRKRSFPGNSAPLDRLSVSSMATKQAANKQSKVALLPRRRLHPPPIDRIGMGRLPNSRG